The nucleotide sequence CACCGTGAAACCGATCTCGCGCGCGCCCTGGAAAGCAGCGGCCACCGGGGCCATCCCTGCTTCAATGTGGCGAGTGATGTTTTCCAGTACGACGATTGCGTCGTCTACGACGAAGCCGGTTGAGATGGCGAGTGCCATCAGAGAAAGATTGTCGAGACTGTAGCCCAGCAGATACATCGCCCCAAAAGTTCCCACCAGGGACAAAGGAACAGCGACGCTCGGAATCAGAGTCGCCCGGGCCGTCCGCAGGAACGCGAACACGACCAGGATTACCAGCAGGACTGAAATGATGAGCGTGACCTCGATGTCTCTTACCGAAGCGCGCACCGTGGTCGTCCGGTCGAGGACGATGTCGACATTAATCGCGGGAGAAATCGATGACCTGAGCAAGGGCAATGCCGCGCGCACGCGGTCAACCGTGGCGATGATGTTTGCCCCCGGCTGCCGGAAGACGATCACCAACACGGCGGGTTTGCCACTGGAAAGGCCGATATTGCGAATGTCTTCCACGGAATCCTGCACGCTTGCCACATCGCCCAGCCGTACCGGTGCGCCATTGTTATAGGAAACGATCAGCCGGCGGTATTGGTCGGCGGTAAAAATCTGATCGTTAGCGCTCAACGACCACGCATTGATGGGGCCGTCGATCGCACCTTTTGGCCGGTTGGCATTCGCGGAACCGAGCGCGGAGCGCACTGTGTCCAGGCCGATGCCGAGCTTGTTCAGTAGAGTTGGATTCACTTCGGCGCGAACCGCCGGCTTCGCACCGCCGCCTACGAATACTTGTCCCACACCGTCGATCTGCGCCAGTTTCTGCGACAGGATCGAATCGGCGGCGTCGTACATGCGCGGAAGAGTAAGTACGTCCGACGTCAGAGCGAGAATTAAGACGGGAGCGTCTGCGGGATTTACTTTTCGATAATTAGGGTTCCCGGGCAGGTTCGCGGGAAGTTGGCTGCGAGCCGCGTTGATCGCTGCTTGCACATCGCGTCCGGCGGCGTCGATGTTGCGATTGAGATCGAATTGCAACACGATGTTGCTCGATCCGACCTGGCTGGTTGAAGTCATCTGGTTGACGCCGGCAATGCGGCCGAACTGGCGTTCCAGTGGGGTCGCTACCGCAGACGCCATCGTCTGCGGACTCGCGCCCGGAAGTCCCGCGCCGACGCTGATCACCGGAAACTCGACTTGAGGCAACGGTGCGACCGGGAGAAAATTGAACGCCAACGCTCCTGCCATGAGCAGGGCGGCTGCCAACAGCGAAGTCCCGATCGGACGCTTGATGAATGGAGCCGAAATATTCATGGCTCAGTCCGCGGAGGCCTCAGTCGGCCTTTCAATCGGATTACCGATCTTCAGGCTCGAGAAACGCTGTGCCAATCGGTCGAACCACAGATAGACCACGGGCGTGGTGTAGAGCGTGAGCAGTTGGCTCACCAGCAATCCGCCAACGATCGTGATTCCCAGCGGATGACGTAACTCTGATCCGGTGCCGCCGCCGAGTGCAAGGGGCAGGCCTCCCAGCAGCGCAGCCATGGTGGTCATCATGATCGGACGAAAACGCAGCAGGCAAGCCTGAAAAATCGCTTCCTCCGGCGGCTTATGCTCGACGCGTTCCGCCTCGAGCGCGAAGTCGATCATCATGATCGCGTTCTTCTTTACGATGCCGATCAGAAGAATGATGCCAATTAGCGCCACGACTCCCAGGTCATTGCGAGTGAGGAATAGAGCGAGAATTGCTCCGACTCCTGCTGACGGCAACGTGGAAAGAATCGTAACCGGATGGATGTAGCTCTCATAGAGCACGCCCAGCACGATGTACACCGTGATGATCGCCGCCAGAATCAGCCACGGTTCAGAGGAGAGAGAGTTACGAAACGCTGCCGCAGTTCCTTGAAAGCTGGTGTGGATGCTGGGAGGCAACTGAATCTTCTGCTCGGCCTCTTCGATCGCTTTGGTCGCCTCGCCCAGCGAAATTCCCGGAGCAAGATTGAAGGAAAGCGTGACCACGGGGAACTGTCCCTGATGGTTGATCGCCAGCGCCGTGTTAGTCGTCTCAAAGTGGCTGAAGGACGCAAGCGGAACCTGCTGCCCTCCGCTCGCATGCACGTAGATGTTCTTGAGCGAATCGGGGTTTTGCGAAAACTGCGGCCCGACTTCAAGAACCACGTGGTATTGATTCAACTGCGTAAAAATTGTGGAGACCTGCCGCTGTCCGAAGGCGTCGTAGAGCGCGTCGTCGATGGCCTGCGGCAGGATGCCGAGCCGGGAAGCGGTATCGCGATCAATCACCAGGTCGGCTTTGAGACCGCCATTCTGCTGGTCGGTGGCGACGTCGCGCATCGCCGGCAACTTGCGCAATTCTTCCACCAGTTTGGTCGCCCAAACCGAGAGCTCCTGTGCGTCGGCGTCTTCCATCGAGTATTGATACTGCGTGCGGCTCACGCGGTCTTCGACGGTGAGGTCTTGGAGCGGCTGCATATATAAGGTGATGCCGTTCACCTTGGCCAGTTCTGGTTGCAGTCTGCGGATAACTTCGGAAGCAGTAGTTTTGCGTTGATCGCGCGGTTTCAGGTTGATCTGAATGCGTCCGCTATTTGGAGTGGAGTTGATACCGTCGATTCCGATGAACGAAGAAAGGCTGGCCACGTCAGGGTCTTTCATGATGACGGCCGCCAGTTCCTGCTGGCTCTTCCCCAGGGCGGTGAAGGAGACACTCTGCGGGCCTTCTGAAATACCGAGAATCGCGCCCGTATCCTGTACCGGGAAGAAACCCTTGGGCACAATGACGTACAGAAACAGCGTCAGGACCAGCGTGCCCGCCGTCACCAGCAGTGTCGTGGTCTGGTGCCTGAGGACAAACTTCAACGTGCGTCCGTAAAATTCAATGACGCGGTTGTAATAACTTTCCGTCACTTTATAGAAGCGGCTCTGATGTGCGGGGTCGTGACGCTTGAGCAGCCTGGCGCTCATCATCGGCGTCAACGTCAGCGAGATCACTGCGGAAACAAGAATCGTAACTGCGAGGGTGACGGCGAACTCGCGAAAGAGTCTTCCCACAATGTCGCCCATGAACAGCAGTGGGATCAGCACTGCGATCAGCGAAACGGTCAGCGACACGATCGTGAATCCGATCTGCCCCGCGCCTTTCAATGCTGCATCGAGCGGCGACTCGCCCTGTTCCAGGTAGCGATCGATGTTTTCGATCATCACGATGGCATCATCAACGACAAAGCCGGTCGAGATCGTGAGCGCCATCAGAGTCAAGTTGTTCAGGCTGTATCCCAGCACATACATGACCCCGAACGTGCCTACCAGAGACAGCGGCACGGCAACGCTTGGGATCACCGTCGCCGACAAGTTCCGCAGGAATAGAAAGATGACCATCACCACCAGTCCGATGGTGAGCATCAATTCGAATTGCACATCCTTCACGGACGCTCGAATCGTTTCCGTCCGATCGGTGAGGATTTGAACTTTCACCGAAGCCGGTAACGACGACTGGAGTTGCGTCAACAGCGCTTTCACCCGGTCGGCAACGCTGATGATGTTGCTCCCGGGCTGGCGTTGGATGTTTACGATCACCGCGGGAGTCGTGTTCATCCACGCGGCTTGCTTTACGTTTTCTGCGCTGTCGACGGCTGAGGCGACATCGGAGAGTCGCACCGGCGCGCCATTCTTATAGGCGACAACCAGTCCGCTATATTGGCCGCTCGAATTGAGTTGGTCGTTGGCTCCAATCGTGAAGGACTGGCGTGGGCCGTCCAGCACGCCCTTGGCCTGGTTGACATTGGCGGCCGCTAGCGATGCTCGCAGGTCTTCGAGACTCATCCCATAGGACGCGAGCGCCGTTGGATTAGCCTGAATGCGCACGGCCGGCTTCTGACCGCCGCTGATTGAAACCAGTCCCACGCCGGGAAGCTGAGAAATTTTCTGTGCCAACGCGGTGTCGGCGAGGTCCTCAACTTTTGACAGCGGCAACGTGTCTGAAGTCAAAGCCAGCGTAATGATCGGCGAGTCAGCGGGATTTACCTTGCTGTAGATGGGCGGATTCGGCAGATCCCGTGGCAGGTATGTGGTCGCCGCATTGATGGCGGCCTGTACCTGCTGTTCTTCGATGTCGATGTTCTCGTTGAGATTGAACTGCAGAGTAATGATGGAACTTCCCAGGGAACTGGTGGAAGTCATCTGGCTCAGTCCCGGAACCTGGCCAAACTGCCGTTCAAGCGGCGCAGTAACGGATGATGCCATTACTTCCGGATCAGCGCCCGGATAAAACGTTACAACCTGGATGGTGGGATAGTCGACTTCGGGAAGCGCCGAAACGGGGAGCTGGAAATAGGCGACCAGCCCGACGAGAAGAAGCCCTACCATCAGCAAGGTGGTCGCGACCGGACGGAGGATGAATATTCGTGACGGGTTCATGGCGCTCCCGTGGGCGAAGACTGCGCGTTCCTGTTTCCTCCCCCCGTGGCGGCGTGCGGCGAGACCGTGCTGCCGGCCTTGAGTTTGTCCTGTCCGTCGATCACGACAACGTCGCCGGGCGCCAGTCCACTTGCAATGGACGCCACGTTGTTTTGCGTGAAGGAAACAGTCGTGGGCCGCACTTCGACAGTCTTATCCTGTTTGACCACGAAGACGTAGCTGCCCTGCGGACCAGTCTGAATCGCCACCGATGGGATCACCGTCGTGTCTTTATGCGTTTCCAGCAGCAGTCGAATATTCACGAATTGGTTGGGCCAGAGAGCGTTGTCCTGATTGTCGAAAATCGCTTTCAATTTGCCGGTGCCGGTTGTCTGGTCAATCTGATTGTCGATGGTGAGCAGGGTGCCGGTCGCGAGCCTGGTCTGATCGTCGCGGCTGTAAGCCTCGACCGGAAGAGCTGCCTGACGCAGATGCTGGGCCACGGTGGGAAGGTTATCTTCGGGCAGTGTGAAGAGCACAGCAATCGGTCTCAGTTGAGTAATGACCAGCAATGGATTCGCATCGGAGGCATGCACCATGTTGCCGGCATCCACCAGCCGGAGTCCGATCCGGCCGCTGATCGGGGCCGTGATGTGAGAGTAGGTCAAGTTCAGCTTGGCGTTATCGATCTGTGCCTGATCCGCGCGAACCGTTCCTTCCAGTTGATTCGCAGCGGCTTTCTGCGTGTCGACCTGCTGCTGCGAGACTGCCCCTGATTGCTCCAGCAAATTCTTGAAGCGTTCGTAGTTGAGCTGAGCGTCCTTCAACTGCGCCTGATCACGAAATAAATTGGCTTGCGCCTGATCAAGCGCCGCCTGGTAAGGCCTCGGATCGATTACTGCCAGCAGATCGCCCTGGTTGACGTTCTGGCCTTCTTTGAAATTGATCTGCGAGAGCTGGCCGTCGACGCGGCTTTTCACACTCACGGTGTTCGAGGCCGTTACGCTGCCCAGCCCCTTGAGGTAGACGGGCACATCGCGACGCTCGGCGGTGGCAACGCCAACCGGCACGACCGCGGGAGCCGAAGCTCGTGCAGTACTCGTCTTGTTGGCATCGCTGCAGCCGAGTAGGACTGCTGTGACCGCGTAGACTGCGGCAATCGAAAGCGCGTACTTGAAAATTCCGTGCGTCCAAGCCTCGGTGCAGAATCGGCTGTGCGGCATCGAAGGACTGTTCCGTATCCGTTTGCCCACTATCTCTTGTTCCTCCGAGAAACCCAGTTCTCTTTAATTAATCATTTGTACTCCCATTGGACGCAATAAAGCACACTCCGGTTGCGGATTAAGCCAACGTTTACATGAATTTACATTTGGAAGAGGCGAACTAGCATTTTCCTCGCGGACCAGCTTCTATTGCGGGGGCTCGCGATCCGCTTCGGGAGGCAGAATTTAGGCCACGCGAGGGCCGCGTGTGATGACGGAGGGGCGGCATTCCTGCCGCCCCTCTATTTTTCCTTGCCCGTTTTGCCTACAGGTCATACTTGTCGACGCACGTGTTCAACGTGCTCTAACCTTCGCAATATTCGAGTAGAGCGAGTTGCCCGCGGCATTCGATGCGCGCACGCGATAGCGATAGACTGCCTTCGACGTTACGGTTGAGTCCGCCCACGAAGTCGCCGTGGCATCAAGCTGGGCGACCGGGACAAACTTCGTGCACGCACCTCCTCGACAACGTTCGACACCGATCGAGGTTGCATCCGACGCGGTGTTCGTCCATGTCAGGTCAATGCGAGCCGCAGTGGTGGAGGTTGCGACCAGGTTCGTGGGTGCTGACGGTGCGCCGGGCAATTGCCAGCAGCTGATGAATGCGTCGTACCCTCCGGTGGAACAGACGCTGCCGTTCGGAAGGG is from Acidobacteriota bacterium and encodes:
- a CDS encoding multidrug efflux RND transporter permease subunit, producing MNPSRIFILRPVATTLLMVGLLLVGLVAYFQLPVSALPEVDYPTIQVVTFYPGADPEVMASSVTAPLERQFGQVPGLSQMTSTSSLGSSIITLQFNLNENIDIEEQQVQAAINAATTYLPRDLPNPPIYSKVNPADSPIITLALTSDTLPLSKVEDLADTALAQKISQLPGVGLVSISGGQKPAVRIQANPTALASYGMSLEDLRASLAAANVNQAKGVLDGPRQSFTIGANDQLNSSGQYSGLVVAYKNGAPVRLSDVASAVDSAENVKQAAWMNTTPAVIVNIQRQPGSNIISVADRVKALLTQLQSSLPASVKVQILTDRTETIRASVKDVQFELMLTIGLVVMVIFLFLRNLSATVIPSVAVPLSLVGTFGVMYVLGYSLNNLTLMALTISTGFVVDDAIVMIENIDRYLEQGESPLDAALKGAGQIGFTIVSLTVSLIAVLIPLLFMGDIVGRLFREFAVTLAVTILVSAVISLTLTPMMSARLLKRHDPAHQSRFYKVTESYYNRVIEFYGRTLKFVLRHQTTTLLVTAGTLVLTLFLYVIVPKGFFPVQDTGAILGISEGPQSVSFTALGKSQQELAAVIMKDPDVASLSSFIGIDGINSTPNSGRIQINLKPRDQRKTTASEVIRRLQPELAKVNGITLYMQPLQDLTVEDRVSRTQYQYSMEDADAQELSVWATKLVEELRKLPAMRDVATDQQNGGLKADLVIDRDTASRLGILPQAIDDALYDAFGQRQVSTIFTQLNQYHVVLEVGPQFSQNPDSLKNIYVHASGGQQVPLASFSHFETTNTALAINHQGQFPVVTLSFNLAPGISLGEATKAIEEAEQKIQLPPSIHTSFQGTAAAFRNSLSSEPWLILAAIITVYIVLGVLYESYIHPVTILSTLPSAGVGAILALFLTRNDLGVVALIGIILLIGIVKKNAIMMIDFALEAERVEHKPPEEAIFQACLLRFRPIMMTTMAALLGGLPLALGGGTGSELRHPLGITIVGGLLVSQLLTLYTTPVVYLWFDRLAQRFSSLKIGNPIERPTEASAD
- a CDS encoding MdtA/MuxA family multidrug efflux RND transporter periplasmic adaptor subunit, translating into MPHSRFCTEAWTHGIFKYALSIAAVYAVTAVLLGCSDANKTSTARASAPAVVPVGVATAERRDVPVYLKGLGSVTASNTVSVKSRVDGQLSQINFKEGQNVNQGDLLAVIDPRPYQAALDQAQANLFRDQAQLKDAQLNYERFKNLLEQSGAVSQQQVDTQKAAANQLEGTVRADQAQIDNAKLNLTYSHITAPISGRIGLRLVDAGNMVHASDANPLLVITQLRPIAVLFTLPEDNLPTVAQHLRQAALPVEAYSRDDQTRLATGTLLTIDNQIDQTTGTGKLKAIFDNQDNALWPNQFVNIRLLLETHKDTTVIPSVAIQTGPQGSYVFVVKQDKTVEVRPTTVSFTQNNVASIASGLAPGDVVVIDGQDKLKAGSTVSPHAATGGGNRNAQSSPTGAP